The Mammaliicoccus sciuri genome window below encodes:
- a CDS encoding diacylglycerol/lipid kinase family protein, with product MTQHFHRGILFYHQAAGQGDIYKELGQVTENLTQLCDELTIKLSKEEGQIRSYCKTLAANSNEHAYDVIFILGGDGTLNELINGVVENNLQIPIGVLPGGTFNDFTKTLNISQKPMQASQDLLASQIKSFDVLDVNGTYALNFAGIGLMVQNAENVESNQKELLGKFSYIFSTIKTVANPEIYQYELTADNEIYSGETSMILIANGQHVGGSRIPLEDLSPNDGKMNIFIFDKQNFGIINDFFKVKDSMNWNEISDSIQHISCESATLSTDPSAKLDIDGEILFETPVEIKLLRDQVKLLYVDLNNG from the coding sequence ATGACACAACATTTTCATAGAGGGATTTTATTTTACCACCAAGCTGCTGGCCAAGGTGATATATATAAAGAACTCGGTCAAGTAACAGAAAATTTAACACAGCTTTGTGATGAATTAACAATAAAATTAAGTAAAGAAGAAGGACAAATTCGTTCTTATTGTAAAACATTAGCTGCCAATTCAAACGAACATGCTTATGATGTTATTTTTATACTGGGCGGAGATGGAACATTAAACGAATTAATAAATGGTGTCGTAGAAAACAATCTCCAAATACCAATAGGCGTCTTACCTGGTGGAACATTCAATGATTTCACGAAGACTTTAAATATATCTCAAAAACCAATGCAAGCTTCTCAAGATTTATTAGCGAGTCAAATTAAGTCATTTGATGTATTGGATGTCAATGGTACATATGCCCTTAACTTTGCGGGTATTGGATTGATGGTACAAAATGCTGAAAATGTTGAATCTAATCAAAAAGAATTATTAGGTAAATTCAGTTATATTTTTTCTACAATCAAAACGGTAGCTAACCCAGAAATTTATCAATATGAATTAACAGCTGATAACGAAATATATTCAGGTGAAACTTCAATGATTTTGATTGCGAATGGCCAACATGTAGGTGGTAGTAGAATACCTTTAGAAGATTTATCACCTAATGACGGGAAAATGAATATATTTATTTTCGACAAACAAAATTTCGGTATCATCAATGACTTCTTTAAAGTAAAAGATAGCATGAATTGGAATGAGATTAGTGATAGCATACAACATATATCATGTGAATCAGCAACGTTATCTACTGATCCATCAGCCAAATTAGATATAGACGGTGAAATTCTGTTCGAAACACCTGTTGAAATAAAATTATTACGTGACCAAGTTAAATTACTATATGTAGATTTGAATAATGGATAA
- a CDS encoding TM2 domain-containing protein, translated as MLVNKWIYIALAVLLGNFGVHKFYAQKPVVGLLHLAFCWTGIPHVIAFFSAIFALFRPSDEHGNIQA; from the coding sequence ATGCTCGTAAATAAATGGATTTATATCGCATTAGCTGTGTTATTAGGAAACTTTGGTGTTCATAAATTTTATGCACAAAAACCAGTTGTTGGACTATTACACTTAGCATTCTGTTGGACAGGGATTCCACATGTTATCGCATTCTTCAGTGCTATATTCGCATTGTTTAGACCATCTGATGAACATGGTAATATTCAAGCATAG
- a CDS encoding YbgA family protein, giving the protein MSKRADMEKLWRHEKYNVMMHSQKSYLNIREDLKGNITYDDLQSMIDDAKDIVPTKGSIINTYDHMWGYFKKIATEEERNQYLKYKSQYQKNEIQYQSLITFIYKLAVKYNQKYLLESTILH; this is encoded by the coding sequence ATGAGTAAGAGAGCAGATATGGAAAAGTTATGGAGACATGAAAAATATAATGTTATGATGCATAGTCAAAAGTCATATTTAAATATAAGAGAAGATTTAAAGGGAAATATAACATATGACGATTTACAAAGTATGATTGATGATGCTAAAGACATAGTTCCGACTAAAGGTTCAATTATCAACACTTATGATCATATGTGGGGGTATTTTAAGAAAATTGCTACTGAAGAAGAACGTAACCAATACTTGAAGTATAAATCACAATATCAAAAAAATGAAATTCAATACCAAAGTTTAATTACATTTATATACAAGCTTGCTGTGAAATATAATCAAAAGTATTTATTAGAATCTACTATTTTACATTGA
- a CDS encoding pyrimidine dimer DNA glycosylase/endonuclease V: MQIFRVHENHEISAKFLDNRRLSKQVLELYQIINVCLAKLEYIDGNTRYLSHPIVKHVFNDGYPYLTDTYELLLAMDKEHRRRGGKRSKDFEHQISNMGYMIDTGIKDGVFSTEKLPPIFVYGETKLMNDEAYLEYEKLLFMKWTADKIAPRCNVSR; this comes from the coding sequence ATGCAAATTTTTAGAGTTCATGAGAATCATGAAATAAGCGCAAAATTTCTAGATAACCGTCGACTTTCTAAACAAGTATTAGAACTTTATCAAATTATTAATGTATGTCTAGCTAAGCTCGAATATATTGATGGCAATACACGTTATTTAAGTCATCCTATCGTGAAGCATGTTTTTAATGATGGCTATCCTTATTTAACTGACACTTATGAATTATTATTAGCCATGGATAAAGAACATAGAAGAAGAGGCGGGAAAAGGTCAAAAGACTTTGAACATCAAATTTCAAATATGGGTTATATGATTGATACTGGCATTAAAGATGGTGTATTTTCTACTGAAAAGTTACCACCTATATTTGTTTATGGTGAAACGAAATTAATGAATGACGAAGCTTATTTAGAATATGAAAAATTACTATTTATGAAATGGACAGCAGATAAAATTGCACCTCGGTGTAATGTAAGTAGGTGA